A section of the Plutella xylostella chromosome 18, ilPluXylo3.1, whole genome shotgun sequence genome encodes:
- the LOC105392322 gene encoding V-type proton ATPase catalytic subunit A isoform X4: MLVPPKAKGTVTYIAPEGNYKVTDVVLETEFDGEKSSYTMLQVWPVRQPRPCTEKLPANHPLLTGQRVLDSLFPCVQGGTTAIPGAFGCGKTVISQALSKYSNSDVIVYVGCGERGNEMSEVLRDFPELTVEIDGVTESIMKRTALVANTSNMPVAAREASIYTGITLSEYFRDMGYNVSMMADSTSRWAEALREISGRLAEMPADSGYPAYLGARLASFYERAGRVKCLGNPEREGSVSIVGAVSPPGGDFSDPVTAATLGIVQVFWGLDKKLAQRKHFPSINWLISYSKYMRALDDFYDKNYPEFVPLRTKVKEILQEEEDLSEIVQLVGKASLAETDKITLEVAKLLKDDFLQQNSYSNYDRFCPFYKTTGMLKNIITFYDMSRHAVESTAQSDNKVTWNTIRDAMGPVLYQLSSMKFKDPVKDGEAKIKADFDQIVEDMAAAFRNLED; encoded by the exons ATGCTGGTGCCGCCCAAGGCCAAGGGCACCGTCACCTACATCGCGCCCGAGGGGAACTACAAAGTCACT GACGTAGTCCTAGAGACCGAGTTCGACGGCGAGAAGTCGTCCTACACCATGCTTCAAGTGTGGCCGGTGAGGCAGCCGCGGCCCTGCACCGAGAAACTGCCCGCCAACCACCCGCTGCTGACCGGCCAGAGGGTGCTCGACTCACTGTTCCC TTGCGTCCAGGGCGGCACCACGGCCATCCCCGGGGCCTTCGGTTGCGGCAAGACCGTCATCTCGCAAGCGCTGTCCAAGTACTCCAACTCTGACGTCATCGTCTACGTAGGGTGTGGGGAGCGTG GTAACGAGATGTCCGAAGTACTGCGAGACTTCCCCGAGCTGACCGTCGAGATCGACGGCGTCACCGAGTCCATCATGAAGCGCACGGCGCTCGTGGCCAACACCTCCAACATGCCCGTGGCCGCCCGAGAGGCCTCCATCTACACCG GAATCACCCTATCCGAATACTTCCGTGACATGGGCTACAACGTGTCCATGATGGCCGACTCCACGTCCCGTTGGGCCGAAGCTCTTCGTGAGATCTCGGGTCGTCTGGCCGAGATGCCCGCCGACTCTGGGTACCCCGCGTACTTGGGAGCTAGACTGGCGAGCTTCTACGAGAGGGCTGGAAGAGTGAAGTGTCTGGGTAACCCGGAGAGGGAAG GTTCCGTCTCCATCGTGGGCGCCGTGTCGCCGCCCGGAGGAGACTTCTCTGACCCCGTGACGGCGGCCACGCTCGGTATTGTTCAGGTGTTCTGGGGGTTGGACAAGAAGCTGGCGCAGAGGAAGCACTTCCCCTCCATCAACTGGCTTATTTCTTACAG TAAGTACATGCGTGCCCTGGACGACTTCTACGACAAGAACTACCCCGAGTTCGTGCCGCTCAGGACCAAG GTCAAGGAGATCCTGCAAGAGGAGGAGGACCTGTCTGAAATCGTGCAGCTGGTCGGAAAGGCGTCCCTGGCCGAGACCGACAAGATAACCCTCGAGGTGGCCAAGCTGCTGAAGGACGACTTCTTGCAGCAGAACAG TTACTCGAACTACGACCGTTTCTGCCCGTTCTACAAGACGACCGGCATGCTGAAGAACATCATCACGTTCTACGACATGTCGCGACACGCCGTCGAGTCCACCGCGCAGTCCGACAACAAG GTGACGTGGAACACGATCCGTGACGCCATGGGCCCGGTGCTCTACCAGCTGTCCAGCATGAAGTTCAAG GACCCCGTGAAAGATGGAGAAGCCAAGATCAAGGCCGACTTCGACCAGATCGTCGAGGACATGGCCGCTGCCTTCCGTAACCTAGAGGACTAA
- the LOC105392322 gene encoding V-type proton ATPase catalytic subunit A isoform X2, with protein MSHGLKRIADEDNETQFGYVFAVSGPVVTAEKMSGSAMYELVRVGYNELVGEIIRLEGDMATIQVYEETSGVTVGDPVLRTGKPLSVELGPGILGSIFDGIQRPLKDINELTQSIYIPKGVNVPALARDTEWEFHPQYIKVGTHITGGDLYGIVHENTLVKHRMLVPPKAKGTVTYIAPEGNYKVTDVVLETEFDGEKSSYTMLQVWPVRQPRPCTEKLPANHPLLTGQRVLDSLFPCVQGGTTAIPGAFGCGKTVISQALSKYSNSDVIVYVGCGERGNEMSEVLRDFPELTVEIDGVTESIMKRTALVANTSNMPVAAREASIYTGITLSEYFRDMGYNVSMMADSTSRWAEALREISGRLAEMPADSGYPAYLGARLASFYERAGRVKCLGNPEREGSVSIVGAVSPPGGDFSDPVTAATLGIVQVFWGLDKKLAQRKHFPSINWLISYSKYMRALDDFYDKNYPEFVPLRTKVKEILQEEEDLSEIVQLVGKASLAETDKITLEVAKLLKDDFLQQNSYSNYDRFCPFYKTTGMLKNIITFYDMSRHAVESTAQSDNKVTWNTIRDAMGPVLYQLSSMKFKDPVKDGEAKIKADFDQIVEDMAAAFRNLED; from the exons ATGAGTCACGGGTTGAAGAGGATTGCCGACGAGGACAATGAAACCCAGTTTGGTTATGTCTTCGCTGTGTCCGGTCCCG TGGTCACAGCGGAGAAGATGTCCGGCTCGGCCATGTACGAGCTGGTGCGCGTCGGCTACAATGAGCTGGTCGGCGAGATCATCCGTCTGGAGGGGGACATGGCCACCATCCAG GTGTACGAAGAGACCTCAGGCGTGACCGTCGGCGACCCCGTGCTGCGCACCGGCAAGCCTCTCTCCGTAGAACTGGGACCCGGCATCCTCGGCTCCATCTTCGACGGCATCCAGCGGCCGCTGAAGGACATCAACGAGCTCACGCAGAGCATCTACATCCCCAAGGGGGTGAACGTGCCCGCGCTGGCCCGCGACACCGAGTGGGAGTTCCACCCGCAGTACATCAAG GTCGGCACCCACATCACCGGCGGAGACTTATACGGGATCGTGCACGAGAACACGCTG GTGAAGCACCGCATGCTGGTGCCGCCCAAGGCCAAGGGCACCGTCACCTACATCGCGCCCGAGGGGAACTACAAAGTCACT GACGTAGTCCTAGAGACCGAGTTCGACGGCGAGAAGTCGTCCTACACCATGCTTCAAGTGTGGCCGGTGAGGCAGCCGCGGCCCTGCACCGAGAAACTGCCCGCCAACCACCCGCTGCTGACCGGCCAGAGGGTGCTCGACTCACTGTTCCC TTGCGTCCAGGGCGGCACCACGGCCATCCCCGGGGCCTTCGGTTGCGGCAAGACCGTCATCTCGCAAGCGCTGTCCAAGTACTCCAACTCTGACGTCATCGTCTACGTAGGGTGTGGGGAGCGTG GTAACGAGATGTCCGAAGTACTGCGAGACTTCCCCGAGCTGACCGTCGAGATCGACGGCGTCACCGAGTCCATCATGAAGCGCACGGCGCTCGTGGCCAACACCTCCAACATGCCCGTGGCCGCCCGAGAGGCCTCCATCTACACCG GAATCACCCTATCCGAATACTTCCGTGACATGGGCTACAACGTGTCCATGATGGCCGACTCCACGTCCCGTTGGGCCGAAGCTCTTCGTGAGATCTCGGGTCGTCTGGCCGAGATGCCCGCCGACTCTGGGTACCCCGCGTACTTGGGAGCTAGACTGGCGAGCTTCTACGAGAGGGCTGGAAGAGTGAAGTGTCTGGGTAACCCGGAGAGGGAAG GTTCCGTCTCCATCGTGGGCGCCGTGTCGCCGCCCGGAGGAGACTTCTCTGACCCCGTGACGGCGGCCACGCTCGGTATTGTTCAGGTGTTCTGGGGGTTGGACAAGAAGCTGGCGCAGAGGAAGCACTTCCCCTCCATCAACTGGCTTATTTCTTACAG TAAGTACATGCGTGCCCTGGACGACTTCTACGACAAGAACTACCCCGAGTTCGTGCCGCTCAGGACCAAG GTCAAGGAGATCCTGCAAGAGGAGGAGGACCTGTCTGAAATCGTGCAGCTGGTCGGAAAGGCGTCCCTGGCCGAGACCGACAAGATAACCCTCGAGGTGGCCAAGCTGCTGAAGGACGACTTCTTGCAGCAGAACAG TTACTCGAACTACGACCGTTTCTGCCCGTTCTACAAGACGACCGGCATGCTGAAGAACATCATCACGTTCTACGACATGTCGCGACACGCCGTCGAGTCCACCGCGCAGTCCGACAACAAG GTGACGTGGAACACGATCCGTGACGCCATGGGCCCGGTGCTCTACCAGCTGTCCAGCATGAAGTTCAAG GACCCCGTGAAAGATGGAGAAGCCAAGATCAAGGCCGACTTCGACCAGATCGTCGAGGACATGGCCGCTGCCTTCCGTAACCTAGAGGACTAA
- the LOC105392322 gene encoding V-type proton ATPase catalytic subunit A isoform X3 yields MLVPPKAKGTVTYIAPEGNYKVTDVVLETEFDGEKSSYTMLQVWPVRQPRPCTEKLPANHPLLTGQRVLDSLFPCVQGGTTAIPGAFGCGKTVISQALSKYSNSDVIVYVGCGERGNEMSEVLRDFPELTVEIDGVTESIMKRTALVANTSNMPVAAREASIYTGITLSEYFRDMGYNVSMMADSTSRWAEALREISGRLAEMPADSGYPAYLGARLASFYERAGRVKCLGNPEREGSVSIVGAVSPPGGDFSDPVTAATLGIVQVFWGLDKKLAQRKHFPSINWLISYSKYMRALDDFYDKNYPEFVPLRTKVKEILQEEEDLSEIVQLVGKASLAETDKITLEVAKLLKDDFLQQNSYSNYDRFCPFYKTTGMLKNIITFYDMSRHAVESTAQSDNKVTWNTIRDAMGPVLYQLSSMKFKDPVKDGEAKIKADFDQIVEDMAAAFRNLED; encoded by the exons ATGCTGGTGCCGCCCAAGGCCAAGGGTACCGTCACCTACATCGCGCCCGAGGGGAACTACAAAGTCACT GACGTAGTCCTAGAGACCGAGTTCGACGGCGAGAAGTCGTCCTACACCATGCTTCAAGTGTGGCCGGTGAGGCAGCCGCGGCCCTGCACCGAGAAACTGCCCGCCAACCACCCGCTGCTGACCGGCCAGAGGGTGCTCGACTCACTGTTCCC TTGCGTCCAGGGCGGCACCACGGCCATCCCCGGGGCCTTCGGTTGCGGCAAGACCGTCATCTCGCAAGCGCTGTCCAAGTACTCCAACTCTGACGTCATCGTCTACGTAGGGTGTGGGGAGCGTG GTAACGAGATGTCCGAAGTACTGCGAGACTTCCCCGAGCTGACCGTCGAGATCGACGGCGTCACCGAGTCCATCATGAAGCGCACGGCGCTCGTGGCCAACACCTCCAACATGCCCGTGGCCGCCCGAGAGGCCTCCATCTACACCG GAATCACCCTATCCGAATACTTCCGTGACATGGGCTACAACGTGTCCATGATGGCCGACTCCACGTCCCGTTGGGCCGAAGCTCTTCGTGAGATCTCGGGTCGTCTGGCCGAGATGCCCGCCGACTCTGGGTACCCCGCGTACTTGGGAGCTAGACTGGCGAGCTTCTACGAGAGGGCTGGAAGAGTGAAGTGTCTGGGTAACCCGGAGAGGGAAG GTTCCGTCTCCATCGTGGGCGCCGTGTCGCCGCCCGGAGGAGACTTCTCTGACCCCGTGACGGCGGCCACGCTCGGTATTGTTCAGGTGTTCTGGGGGTTGGACAAGAAGCTGGCGCAGAGGAAGCACTTCCCCTCCATCAACTGGCTTATTTCTTACAG TAAGTACATGCGTGCCCTGGACGACTTCTACGACAAGAACTACCCCGAGTTCGTGCCGCTCAGGACCAAG GTCAAGGAGATCCTGCAAGAGGAGGAGGACCTGTCTGAAATCGTGCAGCTGGTCGGAAAGGCGTCCCTGGCCGAGACCGACAAGATAACCCTCGAGGTGGCCAAGCTGCTGAAGGACGACTTCTTGCAGCAGAACAG TTACTCGAACTACGACCGTTTCTGCCCGTTCTACAAGACGACCGGCATGCTGAAGAACATCATCACGTTCTACGACATGTCGCGACACGCCGTCGAGTCCACCGCGCAGTCCGACAACAAG GTGACGTGGAACACGATCCGTGACGCCATGGGCCCGGTGCTCTACCAGCTGTCCAGCATGAAGTTCAAG GACCCCGTGAAAGATGGAGAAGCCAAGATCAAGGCCGACTTCGACCAGATCGTCGAGGACATGGCCGCTGCCTTCCGTAACCTAGAGGACTAA
- the LOC105392322 gene encoding V-type proton ATPase catalytic subunit A isoform X1, translating to MSHGLKRIADEDNETQFGYVFAVSGPVVTAEKMSGSAMYELVRVGYNELVGEIIRLEGDMATIQVYEETSGVTVGDPVLRTGKPLSVELGPGILGSIFDGIQRPLKDINELTQSIYIPKGVNVPALARDTEWEFHPQYIKVGTHITGGDLYGIVHENTLVKHRMLVPPKAKGTVTYIAPEGNYKVTDVVLETEFDGEKSSYTMLQVWPVRQPRPCTEKLPANHPLLTGQRVLDSLFPCVQGGTTAIPGAFGCGKTVISQALSKYSNSDVIVYVGCGERGNEMSEVLRDFPELTVEIDGVTESIMKRTALVANTSNMPVAAREASIYTGITLSEYFRDMGYNVSMMADSTSRWAEALREISGRLAEMPADSGYPAYLGARLASFYERAGRVKCLGNPEREGSVSIVGAVSPPGGDFSDPVTAATLGIVQVFWGLDKKLAQRKHFPSINWLISYSKYMRALDDFYDKNYPEFVPLRTKVKEILQEEEDLSEIVQLVGKASLAETDKITLEVAKLLKDDFLQQNSYSNYDRFCPFYKTTGMLKNIITFYDMSRHAVESTAQSDNKVTWNTIRDAMGPVLYQLSSMKFKDPVKDGEAKIKADFDQIVEDMAAAFRNLED from the exons ATGAGTCACGGGTTGAAGAGGATTGCCGACGAGGACAATGAAACCCAGTTTGGTTATGTCTTCGCTGTGTCCGGTCCCG TGGTCACAGCGGAGAAGATGTCCGGCTCGGCCATGTACGAGCTGGTGCGCGTCGGCTACAATGAGCTGGTCGGCGAGATCATCCGTCTGGAGGGGGACATGGCCACCATCCAG GTGTACGAAGAGACCTCAGGCGTGACCGTCGGCGACCCCGTGCTGCGCACCGGCAAGCCTCTCTCCGTAGAACTGGGACCCGGCATCCTCGGCTCCATCTTCGACGGCATCCAGCGGCCGCTGAAGGACATCAACGAGCTCACGCAGAGCATCTACATCCCCAAGGGGGTGAACGTGCCCGCGCTGGCCCGCGACACCGAGTGGGAGTTCCACCCGCAGTACATCAAG GTCGGCACCCACATCACCGGCGGAGACTTATACGGGATCGTGCACGAGAACACGCTGGTGAAGCACCGCATGCTGGTGCCGCCCAAGGCCAAGGGTACCGTCACCTACATCGCGCCCGAGGGGAACTACAAAGTCACT GACGTAGTCCTAGAGACCGAGTTCGACGGCGAGAAGTCGTCCTACACCATGCTTCAAGTGTGGCCGGTGAGGCAGCCGCGGCCCTGCACCGAGAAACTGCCCGCCAACCACCCGCTGCTGACCGGCCAGAGGGTGCTCGACTCACTGTTCCC TTGCGTCCAGGGCGGCACCACGGCCATCCCCGGGGCCTTCGGTTGCGGCAAGACCGTCATCTCGCAAGCGCTGTCCAAGTACTCCAACTCTGACGTCATCGTCTACGTAGGGTGTGGGGAGCGTG GTAACGAGATGTCCGAAGTACTGCGAGACTTCCCCGAGCTGACCGTCGAGATCGACGGCGTCACCGAGTCCATCATGAAGCGCACGGCGCTCGTGGCCAACACCTCCAACATGCCCGTGGCCGCCCGAGAGGCCTCCATCTACACCG GAATCACCCTATCCGAATACTTCCGTGACATGGGCTACAACGTGTCCATGATGGCCGACTCCACGTCCCGTTGGGCCGAAGCTCTTCGTGAGATCTCGGGTCGTCTGGCCGAGATGCCCGCCGACTCTGGGTACCCCGCGTACTTGGGAGCTAGACTGGCGAGCTTCTACGAGAGGGCTGGAAGAGTGAAGTGTCTGGGTAACCCGGAGAGGGAAG GTTCCGTCTCCATCGTGGGCGCCGTGTCGCCGCCCGGAGGAGACTTCTCTGACCCCGTGACGGCGGCCACGCTCGGTATTGTTCAGGTGTTCTGGGGGTTGGACAAGAAGCTGGCGCAGAGGAAGCACTTCCCCTCCATCAACTGGCTTATTTCTTACAG TAAGTACATGCGTGCCCTGGACGACTTCTACGACAAGAACTACCCCGAGTTCGTGCCGCTCAGGACCAAG GTCAAGGAGATCCTGCAAGAGGAGGAGGACCTGTCTGAAATCGTGCAGCTGGTCGGAAAGGCGTCCCTGGCCGAGACCGACAAGATAACCCTCGAGGTGGCCAAGCTGCTGAAGGACGACTTCTTGCAGCAGAACAG TTACTCGAACTACGACCGTTTCTGCCCGTTCTACAAGACGACCGGCATGCTGAAGAACATCATCACGTTCTACGACATGTCGCGACACGCCGTCGAGTCCACCGCGCAGTCCGACAACAAG GTGACGTGGAACACGATCCGTGACGCCATGGGCCCGGTGCTCTACCAGCTGTCCAGCATGAAGTTCAAG GACCCCGTGAAAGATGGAGAAGCCAAGATCAAGGCCGACTTCGACCAGATCGTCGAGGACATGGCCGCTGCCTTCCGTAACCTAGAGGACTAA